A region of the Cyanobium usitatum str. Tous genome:
GTGGTCGCCGTCGGCCGCAAGCACGTTTAAGCCGAGGGACTGGTGCAGGCGGATGTCGCGGGCAAAGGTGCCATCACTGGCAGCCACTAGCACCGACTGCCAGTCGCGGGAGTAGCTGCCGCGCCTGGCCTGTAGGTGGCGGCCGTGGTGCTCGAGGCGGCAGGTGCCCTCCAGCAGCTTCAAGGTGGCTTCTGCCAGAGAGGGGCAGCTATCAAGCCAGTCCAGCTTGGCGGCGGCGAAATCGCGCATCAGCTGCAGACCTTCGAAAGGGCTGGTGTTGCTGCTGCTGTGGCTCAGCCCGAGCATGCCGAGGGCTTGCTCAAGGGCCTGCATCAGGCCGCGATCACTCAGGTCGTTGGTGCTCACAAAGCCATCGCGGTCTCCCAGGAACACCCGGATACCAGCGCCCATGCCGAAGGCGGGGCTGACGCTGGTGATGGTGTCCTGCTCAGCCAAGACGCCGAGGTGGTCGGTGCGCTCCAGGAAAATCTCAACTAAATCGGCACCAGCTGCCCTGCCGCTCGCCAGCAAGCCCTCCAGCCGCAGCATCCAGCTTTGATCAAATGCATCTGCCACTACCCCTGCCGACTGGGCTGCAGCCGACTGGAGAACAACCGGTTTGGAGGCAACCAAAAGAACTCAGCGAAGGAATGATGTAACTGCGGGCCAGGCAAAGGCAGGCCAGATCTAACAAAATGCTCAGCGAATAGAAATGCTCAGAGCATTTAAAAAATCAGCGCACTGAGGGCTGGAATTGCTCGCTGCGGATCGCGGGGGTGAAATAAAGCTTGGCCATTTCTGCGCCGTTGGCGAGCCAATAGGGCAGTTTGCGCAAAACTTTTATTGCTCCCGGAGCACTGCTTGCGTCGGCCTCGCTGAGTTTGGCGTTGTTGCTAACCAGGCGCTCAAGGCGGGTGTAAAACTTGGGATGGTCAACATTCAGCACCACGGGGAACACTCTGGCGGAGGTCTCGTTGGTTTTAGCAATCACGACCTTGTCGTATTCGCGAGCATCAAGACCTAGGGCTTCGTAGAACTCTTTGCGAGCAACGTCTCGGACGTACATGGTGGCAAACACTGCCAGCAGGAAGAAGCGGCACCAAAGCCGGGCGGTGAAGCCGCGCACGGTGTCTGGCTGAGCCTTCATCAAGGCATCAAAGAAATCGCCGTGGCGGTTCTCGTCTTGGCACCAATTCTCGAAGAAGTTAAAGATTGGGAAGATTTTGCTCTCTGGGTGTTGCTCCAAGTGGCGATAAATGGCGATGTAGCGCCAGTAGCCAATCTTCTCGCTCAAGTAGGTGGCGTAGAAGATGAATTTAG
Encoded here:
- the acsF gene encoding magnesium-protoporphyrin IX monomethyl ester (oxidative) cyclase, yielding MVPPAATASPTTSPSQASVGSPGAPAVKDPAKDTILTPRFYTTDFDAMAAMDLRPNEVELEAICEEFRKDYNRHHFVRNGEFEGAAEKLDPDTRKVFVEFLEQSCTSEFSGFLLYKELSRRIKTKNPLLAECFAHMARDEARHAGFLNKAMGDFGLQLDLGFLTASKSYTFFKPKFIFYATYLSEKIGYWRYIAIYRHLEQHPESKIFPIFNFFENWCQDENRHGDFFDALMKAQPDTVRGFTARLWCRFFLLAVFATMYVRDVARKEFYEALGLDAREYDKVVIAKTNETSARVFPVVLNVDHPKFYTRLERLVSNNAKLSEADASSAPGAIKVLRKLPYWLANGAEMAKLYFTPAIRSEQFQPSVR